GGCCATAATTATCTGCGTCAGGTGCCGCCGGAAACCTGGGACGACCAGGTCTGCCGCGTAGAGCAGAACACCGATCGGTGCCTGGAGCTGCTGGCCCGTCGCGGCGTCAAGGGCACCTTCTTCGTGCTCGGCTGGACGGCGGAGAGATACCCGTCCCTGGTGCGCAGGATCGGCGACGCCGGCCACGAGATCGCCTGCCACAGTTACGCCCATCCCGAGCTGTTCAACCTCGACGAGACCGCTTTCCGCGCCGACCTGGAGCGGGCCCTCGCCGCCCTCTCCGCCGCCGGAGTCTCGACCGTCGCGGGCTACCGGGCCCCGAGCTTCTCGCTCACGCCGCCGGTGCATCGGTACCTGCACATCCTGCGGGACCACGGCTTTGCCTACGATTGTTCCCTGTTTCCCGTGCACCATCCCCGCTACGGCCAGGCGGATGCGCCCCGCGAGCCCTTCCTGCTGGACGGCGCCGCCGCGCAGGCATCGGGTCCGGACCGCGAACCCCTGCTCGTGCTGCCCATGACGACGGCGCGCGTGCTGGGTGTGAACGTGGGCTTCGCCGGGGGTGGGTACCTGCGCATCCTGCCGCGTGGGGCCTATCGCGCGCTGCGCCGGCTCGCGCGGCGACAGGGCCAGGCCGTCGTGACCTACCTGCATCCGTGGGAGCTGGACGAATGGCGCCCCCGGGACGTGGGGCAGCCGCGATTCCAGCGCTGGTGCAGCCAGGGCGGACAGCACACGGTGCTGGTCAAGCTCGAGGGGATACTGCGCGAGGGGAGATTCAGCACCATGGGGGAGTATGCGCAGGCGCTCAGAACAGACGGCGCACTGCCGTCGCGCGGCCTGCCGCTCTGTTGAAACGGGCGCCGGTCAGTCCGCCACGCCCGTGGTGCCGTCGAAACGCTTCCAGATGATCCCG
This DNA window, taken from bacterium, encodes the following:
- a CDS encoding DUF3473 domain-containing protein, whose product is MTFPPDILTFDVEEWFHGHNYLRQVPPETWDDQVCRVEQNTDRCLELLARRGVKGTFFVLGWTAERYPSLVRRIGDAGHEIACHSYAHPELFNLDETAFRADLERALAALSAAGVSTVAGYRAPSFSLTPPVHRYLHILRDHGFAYDCSLFPVHHPRYGQADAPREPFLLDGAAAQASGPDREPLLVLPMTTARVLGVNVGFAGGGYLRILPRGAYRALRRLARRQGQAVVTYLHPWELDEWRPRDVGQPRFQRWCSQGGQHTVLVKLEGILREGRFSTMGEYAQALRTDGALPSRGLPLC